The stretch of DNA GAAGGTGTCACAAGAATCTTTGATTTAAATTCCTGCTCTCTTGATTTTAGTCCTTAAAGTCGGAGGgacatgcatatgtgtgcACGTTTATTGTGATGTTGATTATGATGCTGGTACTTGTGCTTACAAATTATTTATCCTCGAGTTTCAATAAAACATTTCAACTAACATTTTGTACTCCACAAATAGCTAACGTGATCTGTGAGCAATGTTTAACAATGGgattttgcattgttttattGGCTGTAATTAAATCGCTTAGACATAACAATAGAATTGCGTCCTCggatttgtgttttgtggttttggaACGTCAGTTATTTTAATATTAGAGTACataataatttgaatttatatatatataaaagttaTACGagtaaaaaaatgtatgggaTAAACTTTTCtgtctgctgtgtctgtgtctgtgcctcagATACATCTCAGATCTCCTCCCAGATCCAGTGGTGGAtgccgttccgtttcgtttcgtggcTGTATGGCTGTATTGCTTGTGGAATAAAAGAAAATCCGTTCATTGGTCATCAAACAATGCGGTGGCCGTCGGATGGGTTCATTGTCGAGTTATTTTCGCTTAACCACTACAGAGTAAATACGATTTAAACTTAAAAGGCTAACTTAAAAGTATGTTACTTTAATGTTGCGCCCATCCAGACGAGAGCCATCCATGAGCGCTGCAAAGGGTAAATCCAGAATTAGTTCACTTGCCGCTTTCGTTCGATAATCCTTGTGAGTGAGAGTAGACTTACCTATGGCCAGCTCGGCATCGCGCTCCTTGAAGAATCGCACCACACCCACATCATTGCCGCGGATCTCGGCAAACTTGACATCTCCAATCTCACGGAACTTGTCGCGCAGCGTCTGCCAGGTACAGCTCATGGGCACATTCTTGATGATGATCGTGTCCGATTTGCGAGAGCCAGCACCGGCGTTGCCTGCGCCAGAATTGGCATTTCCCACATTGCTACCGCCCCCGAAAATGTCTAGATTGTTGCCAGTATTGTAGTCGTTGCCGTCCTGCTGGTTGCCCAGGCCGCCTCCTCCATTGCCACCCCCAACACCCACAGAGCTGCTGTAGGCATTATATCCAACGTTGCCGCCGGACACTCCGCCGCCACTGTAGTTATTGTTGCCGCCGGAGCTGTAGTTATTGCCTCCtccactgccaccgctgctgtaGTTATTGGACAAACCCACATTGCCGGAAGAAATGGGATCATCATTGTTGCCCGAGTTGCCCAGGCTGAGCCCCAAATTGTTGAGAGATGAAGTGAGCAGAGGATTGGATAGGCTGCCTCCTTGGTTTCCCAGATTGCCGACCACAGCTGCCAGAAGGCTGGGGTTCAGATTGTTCAAGTTCAGTCCGCCAGAGCCCGAATTGTTACCCAGATTGGGCTTTTGCACTGGAGCCACCGgagatggctggatggatgaaGCATTGTTCCCGAACATGACTCCAGTCAGGCTACCCAGAAGATTGCTGGCATTGCTTACGCCGCCGCCTCCCTGGCCTGCAGCCACAGACCCCAGCTGTCCGCCTTGCTGAACATTTCCCAGCAGCTGGCCCTGTCCTTGGTTTCCGCCATTTGGCAGGTTGTGGGCCACGTCCTTCAATGGCTCACCGTTGGGTCCTAGGCCAATACCGACACCGCCAAGTCCCTCGGGCAGTTTAACGCCCTCACCCTTGTCCGGAATACGATCCAGGCGCACGGTCATGCGCCTGTCGAAGAGCATCTGACGATCCAGCATGGAAATAGCCTGCACTGCCTCCACGGGATGATCGTATTCAATCACAGCAAAGCCGCGACTGTTACCCTCCTTGTCCAGTGACAGATCCACGGCCTGCACTTTGCCGGCCAGCTTGAACACCTGCTTGAGCTTCTTGTTATCCACCTTGTAGTCCAGCTGAAGAGAGtgtgtttaaaattaattagtcaAGTGCAATCTACATGTAAATGTACGTTCTGTGCGCCCCTGAAATGATATCAAAAGCCGACCTTGCAGACCAGAAGCCTTGCTGTGAAAAGATAACAATATCAGGAgcatgagcaggagcagggccgCACGGAATCATTCCAGCCTTTGTTCCAGTTGACTAGAAACAACTTAGTTGATAGCCCAAGACGAAGAAGTCGATGTTTGCACTGCCCTACGAACCGCAACTGCTTCATATTTATAACCCATTTGAGGAACAACATGacggaataggaataggaCACGCGAAGGAAACACCTTTACCTTTCGGTGTGTACAACatggacagaggacagaggtTGTGTCTAAGAGCCCAGTAATTATAAAAAGATCTTTAAATGTGGATTTGGAAAGAAGGAAATTTTGAAGGGTAAAGAGAATCTCATATTATTCTCTTTTTGAAATACACCAAAATACGAATGAAGATCCTTAAGTTATTAGACATCGTTCAGAGTTTTATCCAATAATATATTCGCAAACATGACCAAGAATGacaatttccaaatatttccaaatcTCCATCAGGGGGATGCTCGTGATCAAGATTAAAGGGATGTGAGGGTTGCAGGTCTACAGCTTTTCTTGATTATTTTTAAGCAGCAGTACGAGgagcaagaaaaataaacaaagcccCACAAAATTAGGCCTAAAATTGGTTGGGTTATAAATACGAAACAGACGAGAAAGAAAGTTCCATATGCACAGCACAGCATAGCACATTCCTCacatgttttgtgtgttcggGTTCGGTTAGCGTACAGTCGATTACAGAATACATATTGGAATTattggaaattaaaattactaTATACTCA from Drosophila subobscura isolate 14011-0131.10 chromosome O, UCBerk_Dsub_1.0, whole genome shotgun sequence encodes:
- the LOC117896505 gene encoding heterogeneous nuclear ribonucleoprotein M isoform X1, which produces MNMDASNAVENREKERDRRGRGARGSRFSDADGNGNAGGGGNIGGGGGGGGGVRDRSRERRNCRVYISNIPYDYRWQDLKDLFRRIVGSIEYVQLFHDESGKARGCGIVEFKDPENVQKAMEKMNRYEVNGRELVVKEDHGEQRDQYGRIVRDGAGGGGNVGGGGGGNGNNGGGGGGGGSGRDHMDDRDRGGFSRRDDDRLSGRNNFNMMSNDYNNSSNYNLYGLSASFLESLGISGPLHNKVFVANLDYKVDNKKLKQVFKLAGKVQAVDLSLDKEGNSRGFAVIEYDHPVEAVQAISMLDRQMLFDRRMTVRLDRIPDKGEGVKLPEGLGGVGIGLGPNGEPLKDVAHNLPNGGNQGQGQLLGNVQQGGQLGSVAAGQGGGGVSNASNLLGSLTGVMFGNNASSIQPSPVAPVQKPNLGNNSGSGGLNLNNLNPSLLAAVVGNLGNQGGSLSNPLLTSSLNNLGLSLGNSGNNDDPISSGNVGLSNNYSSGGSGGGNNYSSGGNNNYSGGGVSGGNVGYNAYSSSVGVGGGNGGGGLGNQQDGNDYNTGNNLDIFGGGSNVGNANSGAGNAGAGSRKSDTIIIKNVPMSCTWQTLRDKFREIGDVKFAEIRGNDVGVVRFFKERDAELAIALMDGSRLDGRNIKVTYF